The following is a genomic window from Elusimicrobiota bacterium.
CGAGCGGCTTCCCGGCGAAAAGCCTAGAGTTTGGGCATGAACACCGAACTCGAAGCCGAGATCCGCAGTCTCTTCCCTCAGCCCCGCCGCGCGATCGCCTGTCTCGCGACAGTCGACGCCGAGCGGGGATTCGCGCCCGAGGCGCGTCCTGTCACTCTGCTCGAGGTGGGCTGGCGGTTCTATGTGGCGACCGGCTCCGGAACGCGCAAAGCCCGGGAGCTGGCGGCTCACCCCAAGACCGCGGCCCTCGTGCGCGCGATCCTCAACGCCTTGTCTTTGTGTTGCGTACTTGCGGTCTCGACTCGCGCGGAGGAACCCATGGTCACCGGATTGCTGCCCGTCGTCGTGACGGATGATGTGGAGAGGCTGAAGGTCTTCTACAGGGACGTCGTGGGGCTTCCCGTTCAAGCCGACGAAGGCGATTACGTCCAATTCGGGGCGGGGCAGTCCCACCTGTCCATCATCGCGCGCGGCGTGATCGGGCGGATCGCCGGAGAACGGGGCCGGATACGTCCGGGCGACAAGGGATTCAGGTTCGAACTGTATTTCCGGGTCTCGGACGCCCAGGCCGCCGCCGCGAGACTGCGGAAGTCCGGCGCGGTCCTGGTCAGCGCGCTGTCGCCGAGGCCTTGGGGCGATCGCACCGCGTATTTCTTGGACCCGGACGAGAATCTGGTGGCGGTCGCCGAGCCCGCCATCGACGGGAAGCCGAACTAGCGGCCTCCGGTCCAGCCCGCGGAGCCGAAGCCCGCGACGACATAGGAATCCTCGGGCTCGAGGCGCCACAACGCGAAGTCGCCGAAGGAGGCCCACGCCTTCGCCTCGGGATGTCGGGCGAGATAGGCGGCCCGCGCGGCGTCGGCCTGGGCGCCCGAGAGATGGACGGCGCGCCCGACGACGGTGACGCGTCCCGAGGCCTGCGCGTCGCCCTCCGCCACCATCAGAGAGGCGCGCGGATCGGCCGCAAGGTTGCGGGCGTGCACGGCCAGGCCGCTGAGGAGGAGCAGGGGCCGGGATACGTCGTCGAGGGCGTACGGCGCCAGGGACGCGAAAGGAAAGCCCGGCCTCTCGACCGAATGCGTCGAGAGAGCGCCGGAGCGCCCGGCCTCCAGGATCGCGCGTCCCCGCGCGGCGAGGTCATCCACGGCGCAAGGCTAGCAAATCGGGCGGGGAATGCAGGTGAAGCTCGAAAGGACCAAGGGCCAACGGCATGATCGGGACCTAGGGCGGCCGCATGGCCGATACAAAAAGCCCGGGCGGCAGGTCGTTTCTCGTCGTAAATTTGTATAATCCGCGTGACGGCCGTCGGCGGCAAAGCCGCCCAAAGCACGGCCCGGAGGACTCAAGCATGCAGCGCAAGGGCAAGTACTTCTTCAATTCCGA
Proteins encoded in this region:
- a CDS encoding pyridoxamine 5'-phosphate oxidase family protein, with amino-acid sequence MDDLAARGRAILEAGRSGALSTHSVERPGFPFASLAPYALDDVSRPLLLLSGLAVHARNLAADPRASLMVAEGDAQASGRVTVVGRAVHLSGAQADAARAAYLARHPEAKAWASFGDFALWRLEPEDSYVVAGFGSAGWTGGR
- a CDS encoding VOC family protein, with the translated sequence MNTELEAEIRSLFPQPRRAIACLATVDAERGFAPEARPVTLLEVGWRFYVATGSGTRKARELAAHPKTAALVRAILNALSLCCVLAVSTRAEEPMVTGLLPVVVTDDVERLKVFYRDVVGLPVQADEGDYVQFGAGQSHLSIIARGVIGRIAGERGRIRPGDKGFRFELYFRVSDAQAAAARLRKSGAVLVSALSPRPWGDRTAYFLDPDENLVAVAEPAIDGKPN